The Aedes aegypti strain LVP_AGWG chromosome 1, AaegL5.0 Primary Assembly, whole genome shotgun sequence sequence TGATCGTTTTCGCCGccccattttttattttctggtTTTCGCTGGTGTTTGTGTGCCTACTACAACTACCACTACTACCCCTACTGATTTTGCCACTAACTGAACAATGAACAAACCACACGAATCGGGCAATGTCGTCGCCAGGGTGAATTCATGTTCGACATCCGGCAGCAGGAGAAGAACCTCATCAAGGCGGCCAAGGTCCTCGGGGAGAGCAAGTCGCAGCTGCACACGCGTGAAACCACCGCCAAAACGAAGGTATTTATGCGCTCCACCTGTGTTCTGCTCTCTGTCTCTCTTTCTCGCCCTCGTCGGTGTTTTGTTGCACACTAATGTAATCGATGAAAAATGCAGCAGGTGCGCCATAAGCTTTTGGCTGTGTGTGCGTGAGCGTTCTTTGTTTCCGTAAATAATGCAAGAGAGTGCTGTAGCTTTGGCTTTGAGTTTGAAAGTGAGTGTGTGAGTGGAGCAGTTTATATTGAAACAATAGACATTTGAGGCGGAGTGCAAAGTGAGTGCTTACAATCATTGTATCACTTTTTTAGATGGAATTTCAAATATCATTCTCACATTGTGCAGCATTTTATTATTGTtagaaatttcattttaattcaGGCATCAACAATGACAATACGACAATTAGATCCTAGTAGCcacaaaatttcaaacgaaGTAACCGTCATTATTGATGCAGCCTGCTACGAATGAAAAGAAGTTGTCATGGAAACCGTCGCTTTTTCTCAGGTTGCCGAATGCGTGAACATCATGAACAACATGCTGGAGTTGCTCTTCCACAGTGAAGAGGACATTGGATCGACGGAGAACGATGTCCGGGAGATAATGCAGATTCTCCTGCGCACCGTCATCCAGAGTTCCATCGCCATGGATCGTGACAATCCGTTGGTCGGTAATCTGGTGGCGATCATGCTGGGGATCTTCCGCGCCATGACGGCTGTGCACTATCAGGCGTACGAGAAGAGTTTCCTCACCAGTTTTGATTTGCTGGATTTCCTCATGGAAATTTTGTTGGTGTTCAAAGAGCTGGTGTCGAAGCCCGTTTTCCCAGTTGACTGGCTGGACATGATAATGCATCAGAATACAGTGATTCTTGAAAGTCTACGTCACTTTGCTGTTATCATAATGGATAGGTTCTTCTCGCCATTTGAGAAGCAGGTTTGGTCGAACTATTTCCAGTGTTCGATCACCTTCTTGACGCAGCCGTCGCTACAGCtgaatttgttcagcaaaaccAAACAGTCGATGATTTTGAGTAGCTATCGTGACATCCGGCGTGAGACTGCGTTCGAGATCAGGAAAATGTGGTTCAACCTAGGCGAATACAAGATCATGTTCGTCCCGCAGTTGGTAGGGCCCATTCTGGAGATGAGCATGATTCCGGAGATAGAACTCCGAAAAGCGACCATTCCCATCTTCTTCGACATGATGCAGTGCGAGTACTACAGTTCGAAGTACGTGATGGAGAGCTACGGGGATACCAAGAGGAACGTAAGTCACGTAAAGGGGAACTTCAACGATTTCGAAAAGGAGATCATAGAGAAGCTCGATCACTATATCGAGGGAGGGTATGGAGATGAAGAGTACAAGACACTGTTCTACGAGATCATGTATGAGTCATGCAGCAATCATAACACGCTACAGACCTACGGAATTCAATGCGTCCAGGTGCTGACAAGATTGATGGAGAAGCTGTTAGAGTATCGGTGTTTGATCCACGACGAAAGCAAAGAGAACAGGATGGCTTGTACGGTGAGTTTGCTGCAGTTCTACGCCGAGGTCAATCGAAAGGAGATGTACATTCGGTACGTGAATAAACTGTGTGATCTTCATATGGAGTTTGACAACTTCACGGAAGCTGCATACACTCTGAAGTTACACAGTAATGAATTGTGTTGGGACGATACGCCGCTTTCTCCATTGTTGAAGTCTAGTCGTCACTCCGGTTGTAGTACGCATTGGCATTTGAAGGAACGACTGTACAGGAATATCATCGATCTGTTCGATCAAGGTAAGATGTGGGAGTCGGCGATCGATATGTGCAAGGAGCTATCCCAGCAGTACGAAAACGAATCCTACGACTATCTGAGTCTAGCTGAGTTGTACAAGAAGATGTCCCAGTTTTACGAGAAGATTCTGCGGGAGAAACGGTTCGAGTCGAACTACTACCGGGTGGCGTTCTATGGCAATGGGTTTCCGCAATTCCTTCGAAATCAGGAGTTCGTCTACCGGGGGAATGAGTACGAAGATTCCGGCTCGTTCAACACCCGTATTCTGAGTCAACATCCCAGGGCGGAGTTGGTCCCGACGTTGAATCCCGGCCCGGAGATTCGTCAAAGCGAAGGCCAGTTTATACAGATCGTGAAGGTCGACCCCGTCAGCCGGGATATTCGGATCAGCAGGGATCGGAAGAACATTGCGTCCAATATCCTGAAGTTTTACCAGACAAACAACGTGAGCGAGTTTCAGTTTTCGCGTCCGATTCGGGACTCGAACGGAGGCGGAGATGACATAGCGAGCACGTCGTACGAACGGACGATCTTGATGACGAAGGACGCCCTGCCGGGCATTTTGCGGTGGTCCCCGGTGAAGTCCAGCACGACGGTTGTGGTGAGTATTACGCTGCAGTACTTGACGTCAAGAACTTTAGATCATTTTTATTGAAACGATTCTGTGTTTTCCGCTAGATCTCACCAATCGAAATGGCGATTGAAACCATGGAGGCGAAGAACCGTGGCATTCGTGAGCTCGTCCTGGAGCATCGCTCCGATCCCACCCTGCCGATCCATTCGTTGAGCGCCACCATCAATGGCGTGGTGGACGCAGCGGTCAACGGGGGTATCCCGATCTACGAGGACGCATTCTTGTCGCCAGAATATCTCATCAGATATCCGGAGGATGATCATCTGGTGGCGCGGTTGAAGGACCAAATCGCTTCGCAGATCCCACTGCTGGAGGTTGCCATCCAGGTGCACAAGGCCAAGGCGCCGGACAGCCTGATGCCATTCCACGAGCGGCTGGAGACGTGCTTCGCCGGACTGCAGCCCACGATCGAAGCCAAGTACGGCAAGCGGACGACCGACATCAAGATTGATCGGGACAGCGAGGTGACGCTGAGAAGGCAGATCTCCGCCATGCCACAGGTCAGCATTGACTCGAGTCGGCTGTCCGAGACCAGCATAGGGTCGTCTGAGTAAGTATCAACTGTTGCGCCTGAAACTATGCCTAACCTAattgatttcaaaaatttgcaGCAGTGGAATCTCCAAGAGCCAAAACAGTCGCCCAACAACGACCAGCTCGGGCGGCTTCAAGTCCACCTTCACCAACTTTGCAACGAATTTCAACAGTACAAGGTAGGTCGATCTGTTCCATTCTAGACAAATCTTGACTGTAAAAAAATACCCAGCAAAAAATCGCGTTAGCTCTCATGCCATTGGACATTATCCATTCAAATTAACCCCATGTAGAAGATTTGAGAGTAATTTGCGCAGCAACTAATCCTGTTAGATCAGTACAAACTGAATTCCCACCTTTTTTATTTATCTTCCCACCTCTGACAAATGTTGTTCCCACCTTCCCATATCGTGTCGCGCCGCCATGATGCTTCCCTCCGTGTGTCACTATCATGCTCGCTCAACCCATCGTGTCGCAGTGACTTTTTCGAGTTTGATCGGCTGAGCCTGTCCAGCGTCAAGCTCGGGACGCAATCCGGCAAGCTGATCTGCAACATTTCGACCAAGATTGGCAGCAAAATTAGACAGTGTGTATTGCCCATACCGTTTCGCCATTAGTATTTTGTGATAGAGCAGAAGCATTGCAAATCCCACTTGAATCTCacacatcgttttttttttcttttttgtttcttttcatttGTATTGTGCTTTATCGCTTTTCTTACCGCGTGCGTGCGCTTGTTGCGAAATGTTGAAAAGATCATGGCCATCTAGATCGCTGCAAATTTTGTAGCAAGCCAGCTGCTGAACAATCGCAAAACAAACGTCTAGATTTTAAGGGGTGTGCGCTTTCTCGAAATCGGAATCGTTGAATCAGGATAAGCAAAGTGACGTTTTGTGTCAAGTTTTTTCTTTCTTTGTTGTGTGACGTTGAAGCCAGATATTTTAATGGAATGAAACCTGGCTTCCTTTTtctaatatattttcttgaattgGTCGGAGCCTCAACTGGTCTGGGTTAGAAAATTGTTCACTCGTTCGCACTTCGTTGCGTTCTACTTGATTACAAGACATCAAGATAGAGTGCGCTAGCGTTTTCCACCACTAAATTACACATTAAATACAACCAACACTAATATCGTCAAATGTCTTACCGAACAAACTGTTTTCTTTCCTCTTGTTTCATTCTACTGTGCCTACTGCAAACACAACCCTCCGGAAATCGGACTACGCAGACTCGACCTTTCGTCTCATTCGTTTCTCAATTCAAATGGGAAAATCATGTCTCAGCATATCTTTTCTTTCTTACAACATTAGGGACGTCATACTTTTGTGTCTTCCATTTCATGCGTGTGCTATTCTGTTGGTTGAATTTTTCCCGTTTTGTTTTTGCGTTATCTTTCGTTGTTTGTTTTATGTTTCTTCTTTTCAAATcattattgttttcattttttcttctttcgaaATTTGCATTATTACGTCCCATCTAGAACATCACTCGGTAGCTCACCCGGTGCCAAGGGCAAGAAGGACAAGTACGGTACGAAGCGAAGATCGAGTCGCAAGGTGAGTAGTATCCTTCTCGGTTCGACCGCTGAATGGCGCCAACATTAACATTTTGCATTGTTTCCTCTCGACAGAGTGATCGCGACTCGTTGAACCTACAGGTTTCGAACAGTCAATTCTACACGTCTCCCATTACGATGGCCAGCGAGATTGTCGGGGCGGGCGGTGGCAACAGCAGCTGTAGCGATCGAGACAGCATCGTGCTTCAGAGTGGACCGGCCAGCATCGGGTCGCAGTCGACGACCTGTTCAACGCCGACGACCACCGGCTGCAGCACACCGAAGGTCGAGCTAACCGAAGAGGTGAGTAGACGGGTGAAAGGGTCCTAGTAAGTGGCGCTGAAGCAGTGCagtgatgatcgacgatcggtTGAACTTCAATGGCTACAAAGGCTGTAAGGGTGGTCAATGCAATAATGAGGATGATTATCGATCAAATATCAATAAGGAGTGCATTCAACGTATATAACATTCCTGACTTAAGCCGCCAGTCCAGCTATGAACATGATTCCCATGAAGAATCGTGTCAACCCTAGCTAGCATGGTATCACTATTTATAAGATCATCGTAGAATCATGAAAGGctttatctacaaaaaggggAACAAGCTaaaatgtgagaactatcgagcgatcactattCTTAATTCCGCCTACAAAGTACTGTCCCGAAtcgtcttccgtcgtctatcatgAATAGCAAACGAGAtagtgggaagttatcaagccggctagATCTTTACAGTACGCCAAATCCTCAAAAATGCCGGGAATATCAAGTCCttacgcatcacctgttcattgattttaaagcgaaatacgacagtatcgatcgcatagagctatggaaaatcatggacgggAACAGCTCTCCCGGGAAGCTCATAAGATTGATTAGAGCGACGATGGACGGTTTGCAGAACTGCGTAAAGATTTCCGGCGAACACTTCAGTTTCCTGGGAACTACGACAAGGCGAAGGACTTCCGTGCCTGTTGTGCTGAAATAGTAGCAATCTGAAGTTTGCCTAGACCGGACACGAGTCGAGTCGGCGTCAGCGTCGTAGGCCAACTATGGCCAATCGCGATTCACCAACCACTCCGAAATTCAACGTTATCAATTTCAAATTGGATTCTTAGGCGAGTGACCATTTGGTGAATGTGAAGACGTTTTTCGACGTGGCGACGGCGCAGGTCTGGTCGCAAAGGAAGAAAGCGTGAATGAGAAATCGTAGTGTCTCCCTGGACATGCGTTAGGTGCTCTACGTGTCGGGCCTTCGAGACAATCTGCTGTCGGTTGAAAAGCTGGCTGTTGCTGGCGTTGAGGAACAGCACCTCAAGAAAGAAGCGGGCTCAAAAAGAATGGAGAAACCATATCTACCACAACTATCAGGGGCAACCTGTACGAGATTAAAATCAAGGTGAGTGGCTCAACTGCTAACGTTTGTCAGGTAGAACAAAACGATCTGTGGCATCTCAGCCAAGGTGGCATGGCCAAATTCTTGCAGAAGCAGTTAGCTACCGGTGTGGACTTCAAGTTGAGACAGAATCGATTATGCGATGCCTGTGCTCAGGGCAAGCATCGTACGGAACCTTTCGATGGCATACGTCTATCGCGCAAAGCGACTTCTCGAGTGGCTTGGGAGGGATCGAGATGTTTCCTTTCGTTCATCAACGACAAAACGCACTTTGCCATGATCTACCTGATGAAACGGAATTCGGAAATCTTCGAGAAGTTACAGGAGTACGAAGCCCTTGTTACCGCACAATTTGGATTGAAGGTCTTGAATCGCACCGTAGATCAAGGCCGTGAGTATGGTTCTACAGCGCAGAAAGGAGTCTACAGAAGGGCATCCAAATCGAAGCCACCGTCGCCTACACCCCCCGGCAGAATGACGTGGCCGAGCGATTCAGTCGGATGCTGGTGGAATCAGTGACTACCATGCCATGTCGAAACCAATGTGGTGTGGAGCGGCTGTAACGGCGTGGGTCTCAACCCAATTTCGGAAGAAATTGGACGCCAAGAGTCAGGAAGACATCATGGCGGGTTACGCCCCCAACGAATACCGCCTCTGGAACCGAAATGACAGGAAGGTGGTGATTGCTCGTGACGTTCGTTTCGACGATAACTATTTCCCATACGCTTCTGAAATGAAGAAAAATGAGAAACCGTTCGTAGTGCTACCATCGTACGAGTAAGAAAATATCGACGATTCCGAGGAGTACGAGCTTGCTGGCCCAACTACCGCCACGCTCCCTTCGTAAACAGATTGACGCGATGCCCAGGACGCGACGACTCGCCGAGGCGCAGCGAACAGAAGCGCAAGTTACCAGTTAAGTTGCTGTTTTTTCACTGGTTTCCGAGTAACTTCTGCAGTAGATGTTACTGAGACTTACCGGGAAGCCCTGAGTTGTGATGACCGAGACGAGGTACAGTCGATGGAAAAGAACCAGGTGTGGCAGCTGATGCCATGCTCTGCCAACGTGAAGCCGAGGAAAACCAAATGAGTTTTTCCCATCAAGGACGACCAAAGCTTGCGACGATTAGTATCATCATTGCGGTGGGCGTCCATGAAGGCATCTTCTTCAATCTGATGGACGTGAAGACCGCTTGTCTTCATGGCGAGCTGAAGGAGCATAGCACCGGAAATAGAGTGTTAGCTGTAAAAGTCCCGGCCTGAAGCAGTCGCCACGGTGTTGGAACCAGAAGTTCACCAATCAGATCGAGAAGCTGGCCTTTGTACGTGCGACACCGTGACGGTGATGAGTTGTACATAATTTTGTACGTGGACGATCTGCTGATTGCCGGAAGAAACCTGAGCACCATCAAGTTCCAAATGACGGACTGCGGCATTTCCTCGGGATACGGATCGACTACAACCGTagtgagttttcaatatgggataataagtttctacttacattacagtactagcgaatttggaacatttctcaaaatttcaatataaacctacattgtctttgggcctcctttaaatcaccacataTTAAGctggaaatttcacagaacactatttttatggtaaggatggtaaggagcatatgggatattggattttcaaacatttttaaaatttgaatcgtcccACTGTACaccctaggaagcagtgttacgatacgATAGACCGGGTACGTTTGAAGAGCAACTTAGGAGAAGTTCCAAAGATAATCCGGTTAAGCAAGGCGTTTGACGGCACTTCAGATTGCATAGTCAAATCGAGATCCATCTAATAACGATAATTGAGCCGTGGATATAGCGGTATATTGGCCATTCACAGGATGAATTGTGTCCCTTTACAGCTCACACGAAGGCTTCGAGGTGAACATAAGAACCAGTTGTTCGAGAACAATTCAACACTTGAGCCGTGAAGTTGGAAAGACTACTCGCCAACGCTAGAAgatattcgtttttttttttgcattataaCAGGCAATCGGTTTCAAAAACGACCGGAGAATTCCTACAATTCCTAGCAGGATGTTTGAACGAGGATGGAGCAGTTCGACTAGAATCTAATTGTTAAGACAATTCAAACAAACAGCGGTAGTTAAGATCTGAATGCAGATGAACTCACTGAAGTGACGGCATGTGAGGTCACACAGCCGAGAAAACTGGAACCAAGAAATAATCGGAGTCGGTGGAATGCAAAACTAAGCACTTTCCATGCTGCTTGTCCTAAACCAAGACGCTGCGTTCAGAGGGATCTCGCAGGATTGAAAACTGTTGGAGTTGAGACGGAACCGATTGTAGAAGcctaagaagaaaaaaaaaaacgtcccaCTGTATCTCATTGTTAGCCAATAGGTTGTGGGCCCAGAATCGTGAAGGACAAATGGCGAATACGTCGAATCCTGGAATCGAGCGTCCTATCGGAAGGGAGAATTGGACGACATGGAAATTCGCCGTTCAAACCTATCTAGCGGTGGATGACCTGTAGTAGGCTATCAAACCGAAGAAAAAGGCTGATGGCAAACTGGTAGCAGCCGATCCGGTCAAAGACATAAAGTCAGGAGGGAAAATTATCTTGTTTCTGGAACCTGAAAATTACTACCATGTTCGGCAAACGGCTACAGCACGGGAGCGTTTGAAGAAACTGTATGACAACTGGTGACAAAAAGTTTAGAACTGCTTGAAGATGTGAAGAATGCGCGAGGAAGGGTTGTAGCTGCTAACAAGGGATCCATgtattgtcgcgcgcccaccaaatcggaacgcgcgtgtgggacacgcgacgtgtgactcgttcccgacataactgtcataatgacatgtgtggcgctgcattcttacgatgtttatgaacacagtgCACTATTCAAATGTTAGTCGCGACGCTTGTAGATTgataaaaacaatatttaaagaaaaatgtttgtccttatttctgttGGATCCATAATATATTGAAGAAAGACAAATTTCGATACACGTCCAGTATATTCCAGGATTGTCAAGGATCTTCTATCAGTAGTTCAAATTATGAAGAAAGGCTAcagcccagtgaaccacgtatcgtataaggatgtgcgccaaaaatctcatattcatacgtcaaaaatcagaatcgcacaatatgtcaaatcaaaacgaataaatgttaacacaaattgtatataattctccactacgattcattgtcgacaaactttgttgacaacaaaccatgccgtaaatagaataatctagaatcgcatcaagttgtataaactgacagatcatatatcaatgcagatACACGAGGTCGGTATCTTctggcggtgggcttcaaagaacaacaaagcgtgtgtgcTGTATAGCAAACTCTCTTTCatgttggcaaataatcacaccATATTCATGTAGCGGTCAGTGGTGTAGTGGTATGGTACCGGTTTAGGGATCCAAAGGTCTGGTGTTTGAGTCtcactggaaactttttttttatttttatcgaaattttgtggcatcgtttTGCTGACtatggaaagtctgaaaaagtcgtgcgaagtgcgtatatggcctccactttggtgtgtatatagcgttttcatgcattttatacgagtgatttgattcatatataatgatgtaaagcaaaaaatataccaaccgaaatgttgactgggaGTGTTCTCTTTGATTCGAGTGACTGTATGGTGATGAATGCAGGATGAAGCTAGCAAGATAGCAACAGGTATTATCGAAAACGATTTATTTTCAAGCTAGATCAATTGAAACATGCTGGATCAGTTATGTTGAGTTCGTGTGCAGCATCCCTTGAAGTTTGGCACAAACGTTTGAAGCACCTGAACATCAGCAGTGTGAAGAAGCTGTCCAATGGTCTATTGGATGGTGTTCAAATCAATGCAAGAAGTGATCGTGATTTTGCCCGATAAGAAAACATGGAGACTGAAGGCTATCGATGGTTTGATTCAGCATTCCCACTGACACCAATATGTCCGTGCTCCCTCCACGACAAGCTTCAAATCCACCTTGGTCACAGGTGTTGAGGCTCAGCGTACGGGAACACTCCTTACCAGACAAGTACAAGGATTTTTCTATCAATTGCAAAGGTCTTCCCGTATCAAAATCTCGACTGGCATCCGTGACTCGTTCAAGTGATATTCAGATAAGCGATGACAATGCTGCTGAACGTATCCAAGGTCCTGGATTCAGCGGTGTTGCTAACAACGAGATTCATCAGGGCGTGCCGCATGAACCGAAAACGTTTGACGAAGCTATATCATGCCGATATGCGGCATGGCGTTTCAACAAGCAATCTGGTTGAACCTACTATTGAAGGATTTTAATGCTGAACAGGAAGTTACTATTTTTAAGGATAATCAGAGTTGGCTGAAAATGTTGATCAGTGAAAAAATAGCCATAGAAAACCGAAATAAGCTGCATCTATTGTCCCACTGCACTCATGGCAGACTTATTAACAACACCGTTGGCAAAACTGCGTATCAAGAAGTTAGCTAAGATGGCCGGACTGACCGTTTCCGTctaggaggagtgttggagatGATACGGAACCGATAGCAGCCTAAGAAGATGTAACCATGAAGAAGAAACATATGAAAATGATGGAAGGCTAATTCGAAGAACGAAGAGAAGCTCAGAAAGACGTTCAGTGATTCAGAGATTCAAGAAATCGATGATAAATGGTTGAATTGTTGTCATGAATGTTTAATTGAAACAACCAACGTCATTTCATACACTTtctaatttataaattttggtGAAATAGCCGGTAAAGGCCTTAGTCCCAAAGTTATCACCGTTACCATTTGAACGCATCATGAACCAGCTCGCAACCTCCTCATCACAGCCCAATCCGGTAGAACCCGGTCTTCTGCCGCCGGCTTTTGCTCTTCCGACCACCTCTCGGTGCCCCGCCCAGCCGGGAGTAGATCTTCTGCGGGGCCGGATTTTTCGCCTCGTTGATCCGGAAGCACTTCCACAGCCCGTAGCGTAGCTCCAGCGCGTCGAAGAACAGCGTAGCCTCATTCCAGGTGATGTGATGCTGCGCGTACTCGTAGATCTCCTTCAGCGGTGGATTCAGATGCGGGGCGTGATCGAACCTCCGGTTGAGCACGGTGTTGACGTAGGCCGTCAAAGACGACCCTCGATGGATCCAGTTGATCAGTGTCATGATGCTGATGCACGTGGCATGGATGCAGTTCATCTGCTGCTGATTGTAAAGCGAGTTACTGGAAGACTCCAGTAGACGCCGTTGGATTCCCAGCAGTAGGCAGACAACCGCGCAAGCTGTATAGCCGCAAGGGATTTCCACCAGAATCATACAGATCACGTTGTAGAACACTTCCAGATTGGTGCGCCGTTGACTGTGAAACTCTATGGCGGTGCTCAAAGCGTTCTCGAACTCCCGTCGGTGCGTTTCGAACATCTGCCGCTGAGCCGGAAGGTACCGATTGATGTCTATGTCGTAGTAGGTTCCTTCGTGGAATATCTTTGGGGTGTTGAACTGTAGAAAGTTGCGTCCTCGATCGAGAATTTTCGCAAAGATCCGACTGGCGAGGATGCTTTTCGAAGCAGTGCTTGATTTGATGTAAGCTAATAGGTATTCTTGAATGAGGATTTCTTCTTGAGAGGGATTTTCTGAGAGTTCCAGAGTGGATGCAGCAAACTCCACGGTGGTTCCGAACTCGAGCATGGCCTCGTCGGAAAGAATGGTGTCGAACGTGAGCGGCAGCATGGTGATCAGCAAGCTGCTCAGTTGATTCGGTTTAATGACCTTAATTAGATTGCGTAGACATATCTCGAAACCTCGCCGCAGTTCGTAGATTTGGTTCTTGGATTCTCCGATGACGGCGCTGCTGTGGTAGAACCGGAGTAGTTTTGACATGTCCGAGTGCTTGATTTCGTCCCAGTATTGAGGCTGGATGATGTT is a genomic window containing:
- the LOC5579960 gene encoding dedicator of cytokinesis protein 1 isoform X5 → MTVTSWKSVGQAKMLAIAKANYSESNKEHRLELDVGDSVVILQETANWYYGYNRSRPHVSGIFPKCYVHIVDSRISRDGELVVARTEIVEEITTVLKEWQHLYRRFFLYTHPDFKVIRTKMLELIRLRSQLLSGNLPVDEMKDIKLKATSEIDTGNKILRLDMVVRDECGNILNIERTSTTQLYEHHLNAVDRIKRASTSTTKNRNVETMNRHSHNLLLSVHNFVCRLCEDTEILFTLYDGEEMRAITENYVVKWSRQGVAADLDQFNNIKVLFTDLSGNDLSRNKIYLVAYVVRIGAMEGKDTDTRRSSMANSSNTGSLKNKSQLTNQMSTPASPGPGGSASAAASSHEQQMRRPFGVASLDLLPIIKRTEDFKSDSQLKMPFIPCEKESLESTLRKLVGNKDLADKSDAAIWISVDILHGDIKQVKEEYPHLVLGNVAFARKMGFPEVIFPGDVRNDLYLTLVGGEFPKGSKSSDKNIEVTAMVCNKEGVAIPGVITYGGGGFALNEYKSVIYYHDDKPKWNETFKIDVPIEEFKQCHLRFTFKHRSSNEAKDRSEKPFGLAYVRLMNDDGTTLQHKRHQLALYKIDHKKFDQDTQYNYLQLPALPVESNLKPSISGFSLAKGNFTIETNLCSTKLTQNVDILGLLNWSSRKEKMEESLNALMNVKGEEVVKFLQDILDALFNILVLNEDAAKYDNLVFKCLLRLIEIVYDLKYQHFQSVLDLYINESFSATLAYEKLINVVQTHIKNAINNVSSDRSSSISIYAVNENDETLYRTTKYLQYIMKFIIRSRILFADLNQGKDRELFETMLEDLLESFTELIKYQNDLLKSQGALLKYLHIIASDLMQVYDPIKLSQRIVDIITNVPTGRLNQSKMTCIKDVVDSKLFKLPQCRAILLPVFCRQIKDKLESKEEGEFMFDIRQQEKNLIKAAKVLGESKSQLHTRETTAKTKVAECVNIMNNMLELLFHSEEDIGSTENDVREIMQILLRTVIQSSIAMDRDNPLVGNLVAIMLGIFRAMTAVHYQAYEKSFLTSFDLLDFLMEILLVFKELVSKPVFPVDWLDMIMHQNTVILESLRHFAVIIMDRFFSPFEKQVWSNYFQCSITFLTQPSLQLNLFSKTKQSMILSSYRDIRRETAFEIRKMWFNLGEYKIMFVPQLVGPILEMSMIPEIELRKATIPIFFDMMQCEYYSSKYVMESYGDTKRNVSHVKGNFNDFEKEIIEKLDHYIEGGYGDEEYKTLFYEIMYESCSNHNTLQTYGIQCVQVLTRLMEKLLEYRCLIHDESKENRMACTVSLLQFYAEVNRKEMYIRYVNKLCDLHMEFDNFTEAAYTLKLHSNELCWDDTPLSPLLKSSRHSGCSTHWHLKERLYRNIIDLFDQGKMWESAIDMCKELSQQYENESYDYLSLAELYKKMSQFYEKILREKRFESNYYRVAFYGNGFPQFLRNQEFVYRGNEYEDSGSFNTRILSQHPRAELVPTLNPGPEIRQSEGQFIQIVKVDPVSRDIRISRDRKNIASNILKFYQTNNVSEFQFSRPIRDSNGGGDDIASTSYERTILMTKDALPGILRWSPVKSSTTVVISPIEMAIETMEAKNRGIRELVLEHRSDPTLPIHSLSATINGVVDAAVNGGIPIYEDAFLSPEYLIRYPEDDHLVARLKDQIASQIPLLEVAIQVHKAKAPDSLMPFHERLETCFAGLQPTIEAKYGKRTTDIKIDRDSEVTLRRQISAMPQVSIDSSRLSETSIGSSDSGISKSQNSRPTTTSSGGFKSTFTNFATNFNSTSDFFEFDRLSLSSVKLGTQSGKLICNISTKIGSKIRQLDLSSHSFLNSNGKIMSQHIFSFLQH
- the LOC5579960 gene encoding dedicator of cytokinesis protein 1 isoform X6, encoding MTVTSWKSVGQAKMLAIAKANYSESNKEHRLELDVGDSVVILQETANWYYGYNRSRPHVSGIFPKCYVHIVDSRISRDGELVVARTEIVEEITTVLKEWQHLYRRFFLYTHPDFKVIRTKMLELIRLRSQLLSGNLPVDEMKDIKLKATSEIDTGNKILRLDMVVRDECGNILNIERTSTTQLYEHHLNAVDRIKRASTSTTKNRNVETMNRHSHNLLLSVHNFVCRLCEDTEILFTLYDGEEMRAITENYVVKWSRQGVAADLDQFNNIKVLFTDLSGNDLSRNKIYLVAYVVRIGAMEGKDTDTRRSSMANSSNTGSLKNKSQLTNQMSTPASPGPGGSASAAASSHEQQMRRPFGVASLDLLPIIKRTEDFKSDSQLKMPFIPCEKESLESTLRKLVGNKDLADKSDAAIWISVDILHGDIKQVKEEYPHLVLGNVAFARKMGFPEVIFPGDVRNDLYLTLVGGEFPKGSKSSDKNIEVTAMVCNKEGVAIPGVITYGGGGFALNEYKSVIYYHDDKPKWNETFKIDVPIEEFKQCHLRFTFKHRSSNEAKDRSEKPFGLAYVRLMNDDGTTLQHKRHQLALYKIDHKKFDQDTQYNYLQLPALPVESNLKPSISGFSLAKGNFTIETNLCSTKLTQNVDILGLLNWSSRKEKMEESLNALMNVKGEEVVKFLQDILDALFNILVLNEDAAKYDNLVFKCLLRLIEIVYDLKYQHFQSVLDLYINESFSATLAYEKLINVVQTHIKNAINNVSSDRSSSISIYAVNENDETLYRTTKYLQYIMKFIIRSRILFADLNQGKDRELFETMLEDLLESFTELIKYQNDLLKSQGALLKYLHIIASDLMQVYDPIKLSQRIVDIITNVPTGRLNQSKMTCIKDVVDSKLFKLPQCRAILLPVFCRQIKDKLESKEEGEFMFDIRQQEKNLIKAAKVLGESKSQLHTRETTAKTKVAECVNIMNNMLELLFHSEEDIGSTENDVREIMQILLRTVIQSSIAMDRDNPLVGNLVAIMLGIFRAMTAVHYQAYEKSFLTSFDLLDFLMEILLVFKELVSKPVFPVDWLDMIMHQNTVILESLRHFAVIIMDRFFSPFEKQVWSNYFQCSITFLTQPSLQLNLFSKTKQSMILSSYRDIRRETAFEIRKMWFNLGEYKIMFVPQLVGPILEMSMIPEIELRKATIPIFFDMMQCEYYSSKYVMESYGDTKRNVSHVKGNFNDFEKEIIEKLDHYIEGGYGDEEYKTLFYEIMYESCSNHNTLQTYGIQCVQVLTRLMEKLLEYRCLIHDESKENRMACTVSLLQFYAEVNRKEMYIRYVNKLCDLHMEFDNFTEAAYTLKLHSNELCWDDTPLSPLLKSSRHSGCSTHWHLKERLYRNIIDLFDQGKMWESAIDMCKELSQQYENESYDYLSLAELYKKMSQFYEKILREKRFESNYYRVAFYGNGFPQFLRNQEFVYRGNEYEDSGSFNTRILSQHPRAELVPTLNPGPEIRQSEGQFIQIVKVDPVSRDIRISRDRKNIASNILKFYQTNNVSEFQFSRPIRDSNGGGDDIASTSYERTILMTKDALPGILRWSPVKSSTTVVISPIEMAIETMEAKNRGIRELVLEHRSDPTLPIHSLSATINGVVDAAVNGGIPIYEDAFLSPEYLIRYPEDDHLVARLKDQIASQIPLLEVAIQVHKAKAPDSLMPFHERLETCFAGLQPTIEAKYGKRTTDIKIDRDSEVTLRRQISAMPQVSIDSSRLSETSIGSSDSGISKSQNSRPTTTSSGGFKSTFTNFATNFNSTSDFFEFDRLSLSSVKLGTQSGKLICNISTKIGSKIRQSWPSRSLQIL